One stretch of Ipomoea triloba cultivar NCNSP0323 chromosome 8, ASM357664v1 DNA includes these proteins:
- the LOC116027669 gene encoding uncharacterized protein LOC116027669, with translation MKLVWSPEKASKAYIDTVKSCELYEESSVAELISAMAAGWNAQLIVETWSKGSGTATSVGLAVAGHHAGGRHVCVVPDQESREAYGAAMQSAGVSPEILVGEAEEVMEGLEGIDFLVVDSRRSDFARILRVAKLGHRGAVLICTHVCSREGSDFRWRSVLDGKSRIVRSVLLPVGKGLDIAHVGAAGGGGGKGESRWIRHFDKESGEEFVIRR, from the exons ATGAAGCTGGTTTGGTCGCCGGAGAAAGCCTCAAAGGCTTATATCGATACTGTGAAATCG TGCGAGTTGTATGAAGAATCGAGCGTAGCGGAGCTGATATCGGCCATGGCGGCGGGGTGGAACGCGCAGCTGATCGTGGAAACGTGGTCAAAAGGGAGCGGGACGGCGACGAGCGTCGGGCTAGCGGTGGCGGGCCACCACGCGGGGGGGCGCCACGTGTGCGTGGTCCCGGATCAAGAATCGAGGGAGGCGTACGGCGCGGCCATGCAGAGCGCGGGGGTTTCGCCGGAGATCTTGGTGGGGGAGGCGGAGGAGGTGATGGAAGGGCTGGAAGGGATAGATTTCCTGGTCGTCGATTCCCGGAGGAGCGACTTTGCTCGGATTTTGAGAGTGGCGAAACTCGGCCACAGAGGGGCTGTGCTCATTTGCACCCACGTTTGCTCGCGGGAGGGTTCGGATTTCCGGTGGCGGAGCGTTTTGGACGGGAAATCAAGAATTGTGCGCTCCGTTCTTCTGCCGGTGGGGAAGGGGCTAGATATAGCCCACGTCGGAGCCGCCGGCGGAGGCGGCGGAAAGGGGGAGAGTAGATGGATTAGGCATTTTGATAAGGAATCTGGGGAAGAATTTGTGATCCGGAGGTGA